A genomic segment from Acipenser ruthenus chromosome 5, fAciRut3.2 maternal haplotype, whole genome shotgun sequence encodes:
- the LOC117402244 gene encoding synapse differentiation-inducing gene protein 1, producing the protein MEECIEQNDAAIQKNGTEAGGKNGLINTRNLMVETKDGLVSVYSAPQYQGHVVVNLPPQNSVENNKYHPSQQLLNPTSLQQTMDSHYRPNIILYSENVLKSWSESVSTDCCETTFIEDMSPTKEGLGYPDGKFMHLSTQDAKIQTLSYDVEEEDEFQEMESDYSSDTESEDNFLLMPPRDHLGLSVFSMLCCFWPLGIAAFYLSHETNKSLAKGDFHQASSSSRRALFLAVLSVTIGTGIYVGVAVALIAYLSKNNHL; encoded by the exons ATGGAGGAATGCATTGAACAGAATGATGCTGCCATTCAGAAAAATGGCACTGAAGCTGGGGGAAAAAATGGCCTCATCAACACTAGAAACTTGATGGTGGAAACCAAGGATGGCTTAGTCTCTGTGTACTCTGCACCACAATACCAAGGACATGTGGTAGTAAACTTGCCACCACAAAACTCTGTGGAGAACAATAAATATCACCCATCCCAGCAGCTACTTAACCCAACTTCGCTTCAGCAGACTATGGATTCCCATTATCGCCCCAATATCATCCTGTATTCTGAGAACGTGCTAAAATCTTGGAGTGAGAGCGTGAGCACAGACTGCTGTGAAACAACCTTCATTGAAGACATGTCACCCACCAAAGAAGGCCTAGGTTACCCTGATGGGAAGTTCATGCACCTCTCAACCCAAGATGCCAAAATTCAAACGCTCTCGTATGATGTTGAAGAAGAGGATGAGTTTCAAGAAATGGAG AGTGATTATTCCAGTGACACAGAAAGTGAAGACAATTTCCTTCTGATGCCCCCCAGAGATCACTTGGGTCTTAGTGTCTTCTCTATGCTTTGCTGTTTCTGGCCACTGGGTATTGCTGCCTTTTATTTGTCACATGAG ACCAACAAGTCATTGGCTAAAGGAGATTTTCACCAGGCAAGTTCCAGCTCCAGACGGGCTCTTTTCCTGGCTGTGCTCTCTGTCACCATCGGAACTGGGATTTATGTTGGTGTCGCCGTGGCTCTCATAGCTTACCTTTCAAAAAACAACCacttataa